The following proteins come from a genomic window of Gemmatimonas sp.:
- a CDS encoding tetratricopeptide repeat protein, translating to MTRTRQRAWVALVLLGACTTGASDNAAGEQDTTPLTAVVLATPTAPPPESFAGNASCLTCHARQVEQWSRSTHGRAGGVPGSPTNDVSVIAPFSGAPIRFADATVTPRQRRGRYEFLLQREGEADTVFMVDGVIGGGHMAGGGTQGFVTNWTDGTVRFLPFDWSRDGRRWFCNTGTRSDQGWQPIRPTMRLAECGDWPPMRILGDEPRFSNCQGCHGSNISVQYEARDGRWRTQVATYAVNCESCHGPAARHVRLMQQGSTGADIGLEALATVDKERSLATCMGCHALKTQLATGYTPGAPLTQFYSTALSQLGDRPFTPDGRTRTFAYQEGHYASDCYRNGGMTCTSCHDPHTQGYRTVDGEPIPGRTDDRQCTSCHASKRDEPSRHTRHAPDSRGSRCVSCHMPYEQQHELGQAVRYGRSDHTIAIPRPALDSALGLVGACRSCHMNRSVRDLEAQVTQWWGTLKPHDRAVGGVLAAQGVTDIERATPLLLEPRSTHAMAQVAGMGEWLERFATPRMERVPAEFEERARRLADSPNLDVQALAMALLHLTRGHVGTIRRELTTRLAAAPDASTRDALRRRWATVLGGIGDAARDAGRPGEAVAAYRAALEVTPDAAPLLRNLGLALAAQGDWSAAMRAYQHSLQIDPRVPLGEVNLALALEQQGNSAGARAAYERAIAGDPTAAVPYLNIGTMLLREERAAEARPWLEKALARDPGLATGHFQLALVFVQAGDLAGAERSARRALGLDPTHAEAARLLEALREARQER from the coding sequence ATGACACGCACACGCCAACGAGCGTGGGTCGCGCTGGTGCTGCTGGGTGCGTGCACCACGGGCGCAAGCGACAACGCCGCCGGTGAGCAGGACACCACGCCGCTCACCGCAGTGGTGCTGGCCACGCCCACGGCGCCGCCACCGGAGTCGTTTGCGGGCAACGCCTCCTGCCTCACCTGTCATGCCCGGCAGGTGGAGCAATGGAGCCGCTCCACACACGGACGAGCCGGCGGTGTGCCGGGTAGCCCGACCAACGACGTGTCGGTCATCGCCCCCTTCTCGGGAGCACCCATCCGGTTTGCCGATGCTACGGTCACGCCGCGCCAACGCCGCGGGCGCTACGAATTCCTCCTGCAACGGGAGGGGGAAGCGGACACCGTCTTCATGGTGGACGGCGTCATTGGTGGTGGCCATATGGCGGGCGGCGGAACGCAGGGGTTCGTGACCAACTGGACCGACGGCACGGTGCGTTTCCTGCCGTTCGACTGGAGCAGGGACGGACGCCGCTGGTTCTGCAATACCGGCACGCGCAGCGACCAAGGCTGGCAGCCCATCCGCCCCACCATGCGGTTGGCCGAATGCGGAGACTGGCCCCCCATGCGCATCCTCGGCGACGAACCGCGCTTCAGCAACTGCCAGGGCTGTCATGGCAGCAACATCTCCGTGCAGTACGAGGCGCGCGACGGACGCTGGCGCACCCAGGTCGCCACGTACGCCGTGAACTGCGAGAGCTGTCATGGTCCTGCCGCCCGGCACGTGCGCCTCATGCAGCAGGGGAGCACGGGCGCGGACATCGGACTCGAGGCACTGGCGACGGTCGACAAGGAGCGCAGCCTCGCCACCTGCATGGGATGCCATGCCCTCAAGACGCAACTCGCAACCGGCTACACACCGGGAGCGCCGCTCACGCAGTTCTACTCCACCGCCCTGTCGCAACTGGGCGACCGACCGTTTACTCCGGATGGTCGCACACGTACCTTCGCGTATCAGGAGGGACACTACGCGAGTGATTGTTATCGCAACGGCGGCATGACCTGCACCAGCTGTCACGATCCGCATACGCAAGGGTATCGGACGGTCGACGGCGAGCCGATTCCGGGACGCACCGACGATCGACAGTGCACGAGTTGCCACGCCAGTAAACGCGACGAGCCGTCACGCCATACGCGGCACGCCCCCGACAGTCGCGGCAGCCGCTGCGTGAGTTGCCATATGCCGTACGAGCAGCAGCATGAACTGGGGCAGGCCGTGCGCTATGGCCGCAGCGACCACACCATCGCCATCCCGCGACCCGCCCTCGACTCGGCACTGGGACTCGTTGGTGCGTGCCGCTCGTGCCATATGAACCGGAGCGTGCGCGACCTCGAGGCGCAGGTCACTCAGTGGTGGGGCACGCTCAAGCCGCACGACCGCGCCGTGGGCGGGGTGCTGGCGGCCCAGGGGGTCACCGATATCGAGCGCGCCACGCCGCTGCTGCTCGAACCGCGTTCCACGCATGCCATGGCACAGGTTGCCGGCATGGGGGAGTGGCTCGAGCGGTTTGCCACGCCGCGCATGGAGCGCGTACCGGCCGAGTTCGAGGAACGGGCGCGCAGGCTCGCGGACAGCCCCAATCTCGATGTACAGGCGCTCGCCATGGCGCTGCTGCACCTCACCCGCGGTCATGTCGGCACCATCCGCCGGGAGCTGACCACGCGACTTGCCGCCGCGCCCGATGCATCGACGCGTGACGCGCTGCGCCGCCGCTGGGCCACCGTGCTTGGTGGCATTGGGGATGCCGCCCGTGATGCGGGCCGACCAGGGGAGGCGGTGGCCGCCTATCGCGCCGCGCTGGAGGTCACCCCCGATGCAGCACCGCTGCTGCGTAATCTGGGGCTGGCGCTGGCCGCGCAGGGCGACTGGAGCGCGGCGATGCGCGCGTACCAGCACTCCCTGCAAATCGATCCGCGGGTGCCGTTGGGGGAGGTGAACCTGGCGCTGGCACTGGAGCAGCAGGGCAACAGCGCCGGCGCGCGTGCCGCTTATGAGCGGGCCATCGCCGGCGATCCGACCGCCGCCGTGCCCTACCTCAACATCGGGACCATGCTGCTGCGCGAGGAGCGGGCGGCGGAGGCGCGCCCGTGGCTGGAGAAGGCCCTGGCACGTGATCCGGGACTGGCCACTGGCCATTTCCAGCTGGCGCTCGTGTTCGTTCAAGCGGGTGACCTTGCCGGTGCAGAACGATCGGCACGGCGGGCGCTCGGGCTTGATCCGACCCACGCCGAAGCCGCCAGACTACTCGAGGCACTGCGCGAGGCACGGCAGGAGCGCTGA
- a CDS encoding c-type cytochrome yields the protein MRHARGTPVHLAALLMLLTVPGEQGVAQSLSGFAVRKAEQLLRDKHSCLGCHRLKGEGGQLAPALDDVRGRRDAAYIAAIVSDPQRLKPGVSMPRVRMPASERALIVRYLGGDPTRIEVPPGALSPVAPSPTAPDGKGLYAQWCAGCHGTTGMGDGPNAQALPVPPARHHDADAMRWRSDDALFDTIEAGGAIMNRHHRMPAFGGTLTTPQIRALVAYIRTLCRCQGPAWSRDGGPP from the coding sequence GTGCGACACGCGCGCGGGACCCCGGTCCACCTCGCCGCACTCCTCATGCTCCTCACCGTGCCGGGCGAACAGGGCGTGGCGCAATCGCTGTCGGGCTTCGCCGTCCGCAAGGCCGAGCAGTTGCTGCGGGACAAGCACAGCTGCCTTGGCTGTCACCGCCTCAAGGGTGAAGGGGGACAGCTGGCACCGGCGCTCGACGACGTGCGCGGGCGGCGCGATGCGGCCTACATTGCCGCCATCGTGAGCGATCCGCAGCGGCTGAAGCCCGGTGTGAGCATGCCGCGCGTACGCATGCCGGCCAGCGAGCGCGCCCTCATTGTTCGCTATCTCGGCGGTGACCCCACCCGCATCGAAGTGCCCCCCGGGGCCTTGTCACCTGTGGCGCCGTCACCCACGGCGCCCGACGGCAAGGGGCTCTACGCGCAGTGGTGCGCCGGGTGCCACGGCACCACGGGTATGGGCGACGGTCCCAACGCGCAGGCGCTGCCCGTGCCACCGGCGCGCCACCACGATGCCGATGCCATGCGATGGCGCAGCGATGACGCGCTCTTCGATACCATTGAAGCAGGCGGTGCGATCATGAACCGGCATCACCGCATGCCCGCCTTCGGTGGAACACTCACTACACCGCAGATTCGCGCGCTGGTGGCGTACATACGCACGCTCTGCCGCTGTCAGGGACCGGCGTGGAGTCGCGACGGAGGGCCGCCATGA
- a CDS encoding carboxypeptidase regulatory-like domain-containing protein: protein MMRMIWVGAAGTLALAATTAFAQTPARVSARVRGEIVDSVRSRRLSGATVQLTAADGSGRILSTTSTSQGTFLLEDVATGVYLAGFLHPFLDSLGVESQLLRLDVTTGDPISLTLATPSAATLIEARCGAPTPELPRGLFFGTVRTAGGSPPSVPVRVRAQYNSNRVTARGLERVPNVRIATGTADGAFAVCGVPPNTAITVRAFADIDSSGFVELPVPGNGLLLRDLVIGRGVRQQARGAGGTARVTSVLTGNASLRGIARNQSGQPVNGARITLWGTGVEASANAAGQYQFANLPEGTYTVEARAVGFQPHRAPADLQATREAVVDLTLSALVTNIDTLRVRANRAVPLDEFERRRKLGFGHFLTEEEIRKKGPTYMGDIFRGLPGVVTMPGQFGRDRVLVRGTGMTGDCAPAIFLNGLYVNIEDGDLDNIINPKDVRAIELYARTASIPLQFQTRNGCGSAVIWTGARMDDPPVKK from the coding sequence ATGATGAGGATGATATGGGTGGGCGCGGCCGGGACCCTCGCGCTGGCGGCCACGACGGCCTTCGCACAGACACCGGCTCGCGTCAGCGCGAGGGTGCGTGGCGAAATCGTCGACAGCGTGCGCTCACGGCGGTTGAGCGGTGCCACCGTGCAGCTGACGGCTGCCGACGGCAGCGGACGCATTCTCTCCACGACCTCCACCTCGCAAGGCACGTTTCTGTTGGAGGACGTGGCAACCGGGGTGTATCTGGCCGGCTTTCTTCACCCCTTCCTCGATTCCCTTGGCGTCGAGAGCCAGCTCTTGCGTCTGGACGTGACCACTGGCGATCCCATCTCGCTGACCCTCGCCACCCCGTCGGCGGCCACGCTCATCGAGGCGCGGTGTGGCGCCCCCACGCCGGAACTGCCACGCGGCCTGTTCTTCGGGACGGTACGCACTGCCGGCGGGTCCCCACCGTCGGTCCCGGTGCGCGTGCGCGCGCAATACAACAGCAATCGCGTCACGGCACGAGGCCTCGAGCGCGTACCCAACGTGCGCATCGCCACCGGCACCGCCGACGGCGCGTTCGCCGTGTGCGGCGTGCCCCCCAATACCGCCATCACCGTGCGCGCCTTCGCCGACATCGACAGCAGCGGCTTTGTGGAGTTGCCGGTGCCCGGCAACGGCCTGCTGCTGCGAGATCTCGTCATCGGCCGCGGCGTACGCCAACAGGCGCGCGGCGCCGGAGGCACGGCACGTGTGACGAGCGTGTTGACCGGCAACGCGTCGCTGCGTGGCATCGCGCGCAACCAGAGCGGCCAGCCGGTGAATGGCGCCCGCATCACGTTGTGGGGCACCGGCGTCGAGGCCAGCGCGAACGCCGCCGGCCAGTATCAGTTCGCCAACCTGCCCGAAGGGACCTATACGGTGGAGGCCCGCGCCGTCGGGTTCCAGCCACACCGGGCACCGGCCGACCTCCAGGCCACACGCGAGGCCGTGGTCGATCTCACGCTCTCCGCACTCGTCACCAATATCGACACCCTGCGCGTGCGCGCCAATCGCGCGGTGCCGCTCGATGAGTTCGAGCGGCGCCGCAAGCTGGGCTTTGGCCACTTCCTCACCGAAGAGGAGATCCGCAAGAAGGGCCCGACCTACATGGGCGACATCTTCCGTGGGCTTCCGGGTGTGGTCACGATGCCGGGGCAGTTCGGGCGCGACCGGGTGCTGGTTCGCGGCACGGGCATGACCGGCGATTGCGCGCCGGCGATCTTTCTCAACGGCCTGTACGTGAACATCGAGGACGGCGACCTCGACAACATCATCAATCCCAAGGACGTCCGCGCCATCGAACTCTATGCACGCACCGCCAGCATCCCGTTGCAGTTCCAGACTCGAAACGGATGCGGCAGTGCCGTCATCTGGACGGGGGCGCGCATGGATGATCCTCCGGTGAAGAAGTAG
- a CDS encoding heterodisulfide reductase-related iron-sulfur binding cluster yields the protein MPPSVSSTTDHVTAVTPHCALPGTPLQQAAAGLDACVHCGFCLQACPTYVNLEDENDSPRGRLVLMRRLLDGEIALADEGVAQHFDRCLGCRACETACPSGVPYGELLEATRATMRPVRGIPRVAQVVLTVFRYHVLLRAALAGARAVRATGLPRLLARLLPRRLAFPFAMLAASAPGPWRRRIMAPRAPAAADVAHAKNTEVAAPPAPVVTLLDGCVMSGLFGHVNDATVHVLAYHGYRSCATPGQRCCGALHAHAGDLEGARALARENIAAFERTAADLIVVNAAGCGAMLKQYGHLLHDDPAWSARAEALSARTRDVSELLASSGVRMGTTPIGLRVTHDPPCHQMHAQRVVRPPMVVLEAVPGLDLVPLEDADQCCGSAGIYNLVEPATSDAVLAPKLARIADTHAQIVATGNPGCHMQIGAGLLMSGSGVTVAHPIELLAASYPDRGRP from the coding sequence ATGCCTCCGTCCGTTTCCTCCACCACCGATCACGTGACCGCCGTGACGCCGCACTGCGCGCTGCCCGGGACGCCGTTGCAGCAGGCGGCGGCGGGGCTCGATGCGTGCGTGCACTGCGGCTTCTGTCTGCAGGCGTGCCCCACGTACGTGAATCTCGAAGACGAGAACGACTCGCCACGTGGCCGTCTGGTGCTCATGCGCCGCCTCTTGGACGGCGAGATTGCGCTCGCGGACGAGGGCGTGGCGCAGCACTTCGACCGCTGCCTCGGCTGTCGCGCCTGCGAGACGGCGTGCCCATCCGGCGTACCCTACGGAGAACTGCTCGAGGCCACCCGCGCCACGATGCGCCCCGTGCGGGGGATCCCGCGCGTGGCGCAGGTGGTACTGACCGTATTCCGGTATCATGTGCTGCTGCGCGCGGCACTGGCGGGTGCGCGTGCGGTGCGCGCCACTGGACTGCCACGGCTCCTCGCGCGCCTGCTCCCCCGTCGGCTGGCCTTCCCGTTTGCCATGCTGGCGGCCTCCGCACCGGGGCCTTGGCGCCGTCGCATCATGGCCCCACGCGCGCCGGCCGCGGCAGACGTTGCCCACGCGAAGAACACCGAGGTCGCGGCACCACCGGCACCCGTGGTCACACTGCTCGATGGGTGCGTAATGTCGGGGCTGTTTGGGCATGTCAACGACGCCACGGTACACGTCCTTGCATACCACGGGTATCGATCGTGTGCCACCCCGGGGCAGCGTTGCTGCGGCGCCTTGCATGCCCACGCGGGTGATCTCGAGGGGGCGCGGGCCCTGGCGCGCGAGAACATTGCCGCGTTCGAGCGCACCGCCGCCGATCTCATCGTGGTGAACGCGGCGGGGTGTGGTGCCATGCTCAAGCAGTATGGTCACCTGCTGCACGACGATCCGGCGTGGTCGGCGCGCGCGGAGGCGCTGTCAGCGCGCACGCGCGATGTCAGCGAACTGCTGGCCTCCTCCGGCGTGCGCATGGGCACCACCCCCATTGGGCTGCGGGTCACGCACGACCCGCCGTGCCATCAGATGCATGCGCAGCGTGTGGTGCGACCCCCCATGGTGGTGCTCGAGGCGGTGCCCGGGCTGGACCTCGTGCCGCTCGAGGACGCCGATCAGTGCTGCGGATCGGCCGGCATCTACAATCTCGTGGAACCCGCCACCTCGGACGCGGTGCTGGCCCCGAAACTCGCCCGCATTGCCGACACCCATGCCCAGATCGTGGCGACCGGCAATCCTGGTTGCCACATGCAGATTGGAGCGGGGCTCCTCATGAGTGGGTCCGGCGTCACGGTAGCCCATCCCATCGAGTTGCTGGCAGCCAGTTATCCCGATCGAGGACGCCCGTAG
- a CDS encoding FAD-binding protein, whose amino-acid sequence MSDITRLAEQIRAASGPLRIEGGGSWLHAGGPWAPAASLSVRHLRGVRAYTPGDLVVTVAAGTTLAELAATTAAHGQMLALDPYGTPDDTIGAVVATASPAPLALGDHRVRDLVLGVQVVTGDGVVMRAGGHVVKNVAGFDLVRLQTGAWGTLGVITEVSLRLHARPPVDRLVCAAVPHADTGALDDLLPAVLAQRAPLPMLLVSSPGEEPRLWARLSGNTSRVRALHARLQALPVGDVREAPDDETWRTLRATPPDAIVLRARTHRSDAVPFFRAARDAFDSATLSYDPAHGSLRLVMPGTGLASLERDLATWYRLAAARGALHTMTVVVDQGRTRSAPHHTPRTPLEAGVKYAFDARDVLNRLAEWLPSTRAHPDA is encoded by the coding sequence GTGTCTGACATCACCAGGCTGGCCGAGCAGATCCGCGCAGCGTCGGGGCCGCTGCGCATCGAGGGAGGCGGCAGCTGGCTGCATGCCGGAGGGCCGTGGGCGCCGGCCGCGTCGCTGTCGGTGCGGCACCTGCGTGGCGTTCGCGCGTACACGCCGGGCGATCTGGTCGTCACCGTGGCGGCGGGCACCACGCTCGCCGAACTCGCGGCGACCACGGCGGCACACGGGCAGATGCTGGCCCTCGATCCGTACGGCACCCCCGACGACACGATCGGTGCCGTCGTGGCCACCGCGTCGCCAGCACCACTCGCGTTGGGTGACCATCGTGTGCGCGACCTCGTGCTCGGCGTGCAGGTCGTGACGGGGGACGGTGTCGTCATGCGCGCCGGAGGGCACGTGGTGAAGAACGTGGCGGGGTTCGACCTCGTGCGGTTGCAGACGGGCGCGTGGGGCACGCTCGGTGTCATCACCGAGGTGAGCCTGCGCCTGCATGCCCGCCCGCCGGTCGATCGGCTGGTGTGCGCCGCCGTGCCGCATGCCGACACCGGTGCCCTCGACGACCTGCTGCCCGCGGTGCTGGCGCAGCGGGCGCCGCTGCCCATGCTGCTGGTGAGTTCCCCTGGCGAGGAGCCGCGACTCTGGGCGCGGCTCTCCGGCAACACCAGTCGCGTGCGCGCGCTGCACGCGCGGCTGCAGGCGCTGCCGGTGGGCGATGTACGGGAAGCACCCGACGACGAAACATGGCGTACGCTGCGCGCCACCCCCCCGGACGCGATCGTGCTGCGTGCCCGGACGCATCGATCGGACGCCGTGCCGTTCTTTCGCGCCGCGCGCGACGCGTTCGACTCGGCAACGCTCAGCTACGATCCGGCGCACGGCTCCCTGCGGCTGGTCATGCCCGGTACGGGCCTCGCGTCGCTGGAACGCGATCTGGCCACGTGGTACCGGCTCGCCGCTGCGCGCGGCGCCCTGCACACGATGACCGTGGTGGTCGATCAGGGACGCACACGGTCCGCACCGCACCATACGCCGCGTACACCACTGGAGGCCGGCGTGAAGTACGCCTTCGATGCCCGTGACGTGCTTAATCGCCTCGCCGAGTGGTTGCCGTCGACGCGTGCCCATCCCGATGCGTGA
- a CDS encoding FAD-linked oxidase C-terminal domain-containing protein translates to MTALRETLEGIVGPRWVKSRAPELAPYDSDGLPGYRATPALAVFPGSRAEVIAVVRALADTGTPWVPRGAGTGLSGGALANGIVLIGLNRLTRILDVDPVNRLARVEPGVVNASLSRVTTRYGLQYAPDPSSQTACTIGGNVAENAGGPHCLKYGVTLNHVLECEVVLPDGTVTRLGGAYAESSGYDLLGAFVGSEGCFGIATEVTVQLVPLPDAVHTLLADFASVTDAARAVSRIIASGIVPAALEMMDNATIRCVEASIYAAGYPVDAAAVLLCEVDGVAEGLDEDVAIIRDACHAAGARSVAVATDAADRARLWQGRKKAFGAMGRLAPALVVQDAVVPRTRLPEVLAAIEQIGERFGVRVCNVFHAGDGNLHPNIPYNAHDAAESARVHEAMGAIMTACIEAGGTITGEHGVGLDKLPYMESLFDADSLDMMCRVRRVFDPETRANPGKVIPVHSCREWHGATGPSPRGPQVRV, encoded by the coding sequence ATGACTGCGCTGCGCGAGACGCTCGAGGGAATTGTTGGCCCACGGTGGGTCAAGTCACGCGCCCCGGAGCTGGCCCCCTACGATTCCGACGGCCTGCCGGGGTATCGCGCCACGCCAGCGCTGGCGGTGTTCCCTGGTTCCCGGGCCGAGGTGATCGCGGTCGTACGGGCGCTGGCAGACACCGGCACCCCGTGGGTACCACGTGGCGCCGGAACCGGCCTCTCTGGGGGCGCGCTTGCCAACGGCATCGTGCTCATCGGCCTGAATCGGCTCACCCGCATCCTCGACGTCGATCCGGTGAACCGTCTGGCGCGCGTCGAACCGGGGGTCGTGAACGCGAGTCTCTCGCGCGTGACGACGCGCTATGGCCTGCAGTACGCGCCCGATCCCTCGAGCCAGACCGCTTGTACGATTGGTGGGAACGTCGCCGAAAACGCCGGTGGCCCCCACTGCCTCAAGTACGGCGTCACGCTGAACCACGTGCTGGAGTGCGAGGTGGTACTCCCCGATGGCACCGTCACACGGCTCGGTGGGGCGTACGCCGAGTCGTCGGGCTATGACCTGCTGGGTGCGTTCGTTGGCAGCGAGGGGTGTTTCGGCATCGCCACGGAGGTCACGGTACAGCTGGTTCCACTCCCCGATGCGGTGCACACACTCCTCGCCGACTTTGCCAGCGTCACCGACGCCGCGCGTGCCGTCTCCCGCATCATCGCCAGCGGGATCGTCCCTGCCGCGTTGGAGATGATGGACAACGCCACCATCCGGTGTGTGGAGGCGAGCATCTATGCGGCGGGATATCCGGTGGACGCGGCGGCTGTGCTGCTCTGCGAAGTGGACGGGGTGGCGGAGGGGCTCGACGAAGACGTGGCCATCATCCGGGACGCCTGCCATGCGGCCGGCGCCCGATCGGTCGCGGTGGCAACCGACGCCGCCGACCGCGCACGGCTGTGGCAGGGCCGCAAGAAGGCCTTCGGCGCCATGGGGCGCCTCGCCCCGGCGCTCGTCGTCCAGGACGCCGTGGTGCCCCGGACCAGGCTCCCCGAGGTCCTGGCGGCCATCGAGCAGATCGGCGAACGGTTCGGTGTGCGCGTGTGCAATGTGTTCCACGCCGGGGATGGCAACCTGCATCCCAACATCCCGTACAACGCGCACGACGCGGCGGAGAGCGCGCGCGTCCACGAGGCGATGGGGGCGATCATGACGGCGTGCATCGAGGCGGGAGGCACCATTACCGGCGAGCACGGGGTGGGACTCGACAAGCTCCCGTACATGGAATCGCTGTTTGACGCCGACTCGCTCGACATGATGTGTCGGGTGCGGCGTGTCTTCGACCCGGAGACGCGCGCCAATCCCGGCAAGGTGATCCCGGTGCACAGCTGCCGTGAGTGGCACGGGGCCACCGGCCCGAGCCCCCGTGGCCCACAGGTCCGTGTCTGA